From Deltaproteobacteria bacterium:
TCTAAACTGCTATTTCTATGGTCTTTCTGTTCACATCGAGTAAATCGGTGGACACCTTCGCGCTGCACCGGTCAACGAGCAATGCAGCCAACTCGTCCCTTGCCGATTCTATTACTGACCGCGGCACGGGCGAGATCCCATCAATGTTGATGACGAGCCTTTTTGTGGTGTCCAGAATCTTAGTGAAATCGCCGTTTCGCCAGTTCCAGCGCCTGCACATTACATTCAGGGTCTTGTCGTCAAAATAGATTACTTCTCCAGCATCCGGGGTTTCCTTCGCTTCGCCTCCAAGTGGTATGAACATTTCATTCCCCTTCGACAGTCCCAGTCGCAGATTCCCCTCGATTTTTTGGACGTCATCCCCACCGCACGGGATCAGGTATTTGATGGACACATAATTAAAAAGAGCGACGATTGAGTTGATAAAAGGAAAACCACCGCTCTTTGCAACCCTCTTAAGTAACGACTTTATCGATGGTGGAAACTTATTCGGATTCGACCCGAGTTTCAGATAGACACTGTCCCAGGGTTTCACAAATTCATTGTCCAGCAGATTCAATCCGACTTTCTGCTGTATCTCCCCATTGAGCGTCGCGCTTATCACGTCATCAAAAAGTGCATTCTTGACGTCGCTCACTATGATCAATCCCCTCTTGAAATCAGGAAACCGGTCGAATATCTCCTGGTCTATGACAATCTGTCTCATCCTGCTCACCTCCAACCGCCGGAAAAATCAACCTTTTAAAACTGCGCCTTTCACGTGGTAAATATTAAAATTCCGGCTACTTACAGCACCTACCAAGCAAGGGTTTTCGGTTTTGAATTGCGGTGAAAATTACCAATTATAAGTGTTACTTTTAAAAGTCGGCAAACCCTTTGTGTAAATTACCGCAATCGAGAAAACGATAAATCTAACTGCTCGATATATGGCCGCCAGAATCGACGTTGCCTGTATAAATGCTCATCACAGGTACCGGCAAAGGTTCAAATTAAATCCCCATAAACGGGATAAGTGCGTTAACAAAATTATCTTCTGCCTGAAAGAACGTAACAAATTATTGCCGCTTTATTAACGAAGTGCTGGCAATTGAAGGTTACCGCGCAACTCCCGGATATGAGCGATCCCTTGCTTCTGCAAGTAGCTCCGCATTCCTTCAATTATTTCCAGCACAGCCAAGGGTCTGAAAAAGTTTGCCGTTCCCACTTGGACCGCTGTTGCACCGGCAATGATAAACTCCATGGCATCTTCGGCCGTGGTTATACCACCTATGCCGATCACGGGGATGGAGACAGTACTGGCAACCTGCCAGACCATTCGCACCGCTACCGGCTTAATGGCCGGTCCAGTCAGACCACCAGTCACGTTTCCCAGTTTTGGCTTCCTTGTTTCCACATCAATAGCCATACCCAGCAAGCCGTTAATAAGCGATACGGCATCCGCCCCGCCCTCTTCAGCGGCAAGTGCTATGGAGACAATATCAGTGACATTGGGGGTCAGCTTACAGATTACCGGTACCGAGCTCACTTTTTTTACCTCATAGACCACCTTGTACACCATTGTAGGATCAACACCAAAGCTCATGCCACCCTGCTTTACGTTAGGGCAGGACACGTTCAGTTCCAAGGCAGCTATTCCGCCCGCGCGGCATAGCTTTTCAGATACAGCAACAAAGTCGTCGATTGTATCAGCGGCTACATTGACGATAACCGGAACGCTGAGCCTTTTCAGGAAGGGGAGCTTATCCGCAATAAAAGAATCCACTCCCACGTTTTGCAGTCCGCAACTACTCAACATACCCGCGGCCGCCTCCACTACCCGTGGTGACGGATTCCCCTGGCGGGGCTTGATGGTAGTGGCCTTAACGACCAGGGCGCCCAACCTATTGATATCATATAGGTGGGAGTACTCCTCACCATAGCCAAAAGTTCCCGAAGCAGTCATAACCGGGTTTTGCATTATCATCCCCGGAAGTTCCACCGTCAGATCATAGTTGGCTGATATGCGGGAGGGTGGATTTATGTGTTCACTCATCCCATATCACCTCCTCTGCTTTGAATACCGGGCCTTCCCGGCAAACCAAGGCATACGTGTAGTCCAGGGAATTATGTTGGTGAGCTTGCACTTTGCAGACACAAGACTGGCACGCCCCAACACCACAGGCCATATGTTCCTCCAGGGAAACCTGACAAAGCATCCTATGAACCTTAGCCCACTGAGCAATTATTTTCAACATTCCCTTGGGACCGCAGGTATAAAGTGCGCATGCCCCGGTGTCCACTCCATTTGTCTCGAAATCTTCCAGCAGCTGTGACAGTACCTTTCCCAGCATAACCCGGGTAACCCAGGTGTTAACGCGCACGGTGCTGCCCAACCCTGCAAAGTCATCAACACAGATTAGATTTTCAGGAGAATGGGCCCCAATCAGGGCATAAACGTGTGGTTGTTGGTCTTTATCCCTCGGCGGGGCTGCAAGTTTTTCGGCCAAAAACATCATGGAAGCGACTCCGATTCCACCGGAGACCAGGATGGACCTTGCAGCAGAGAAGTCAATTTCAAATCCCTGGCCCAGAGGACCAAGAACATCTATGTTTTCTCCGGGATGCTTCCGAGACAGGAGCAGTGTGCCCTGGCCTCTTATCTTGTACACTACTGACACTACCCCATTTACCGTATTAACCCGGTAAATGGTCAGGGGACGACGCAGCAAAACATCATACTGCCGATTACAGGCAATGTTGACAAACTGCCCCGGCTTCCCCAAGCCAGCTATTTGTGGAGCTCTAAAAGACAAGCGGAAACAGTCTTGGCCAACCTTTTCTTGCTCAAGTACTTCTGCTTGGACTTCAAATATCCGGTTCATATGCTTTCCGGGACTTTGATGCCACCCAAATCCTGAGGCCATTCCATTCTTCTTACATCCTGCGCGTTACCACTCGAGGATCCGACAGCGGGTCTGCCCCCCGCCCATTCCTATAATAGACTGCGATCGAATGCCCACTGTTTGTTTGAAGGGGCAGTGCTTTATCTCTGCGGAAGTATAGGGAGAAGGACTTTTTGAGTCAAGAGGTTTTTTTGCCAACAGTGCCTTCTTGTGCCGGTCAGTTTTACCTTGACAGACAAAACCGGGTGTGTTTAACTGCGCCCATCGAAGGCGATATCTTATCAAACAACATAAGAAAAGTAGATTGGGTTCTAATGAGCAATAGCAATTTATTAAACTCATTTGTCTGCTCCGGCGATACGGGCAATATTCAGTTTAATGGTGTACGCTACATGCTTATCCGTCCTGAGACCATCTGTGCACTGCAAAAGTCCGTCGAGGAGAAATTGGGTGACGCCAGTGCTGACATTTTTTTCAACAGTGGATTGACTGGTGGAAAAATGTCTACAGTGAAATATATGCAGTTGTTTAGCCTCTCGAAGAAGGAGGCCGCCCAGTACATGTGCGACATGGGGGGGCAGATAGGTTGGGGGAAGTTCATCCTTGAAGAATTTAATGTGCCGGCGGAAAAAATTTCGATAAGAGTTCTCAATTCGGCTTTTGCAGCCTATTATGGGGGCTCGGAAAAACCTGTTTGTCATTTTATTAGAGGTGTTGTAGCGGGGATCGCCCTTGGTGTCTTTGAGCAGCCCGCAGAGGTGGTGGAAACACTGTGTTTATCAAAGAAAGATGCTTTTTGCAGATTTGAGACGGTTGGAAAATCAGCTGGCATGGTCAGGTAAGAGTGAAGTCGAAATCAAAAAAGGGGGGGTAAGATGAAAAAAGCAGGAATGTTTGCGTTAATGGTCTTTATTGTTGCGTGCGTGAGTTTCTTCCCCAATCTGGATGCGAAAGCGGAAACTGAACTTAAAGCAATCTCTTTTTTGCCGAAGGAGCACAAATTGTGCGCCATGATCCCTACCTGGATCGAAAGAATCAATAATGAACTCAAAGGAGTAGTAAAAATCACCTGGGTCGGCGGGCCTGAGATCATGGCGGCGTTTAACCAGCCGGAGGCATTACGAAAGGGTATATTTCAGGTTGGTTTTATCCCTACCGCTTATTA
This genomic window contains:
- a CDS encoding phenylalanine--tRNA ligase beta subunit-related protein; translation: MRQIVIDQEIFDRFPDFKRGLIIVSDVKNALFDDVISATLNGEIQQKVGLNLLDNEFVKPWDSVYLKLGSNPNKFPPSIKSLLKRVAKSGGFPFINSIVALFNYVSIKYLIPCGGDDVQKIEGNLRLGLSKGNEMFIPLGGEAKETPDAGEVIYFDDKTLNVMCRRWNWRNGDFTKILDTTKRLVINIDGISPVPRSVIESARDELAALLVDRCSAKVSTDLLDVNRKTIEIAV
- a CDS encoding dihydroorotate dehydrogenase electron transfer subunit, which gives rise to MNRIFEVQAEVLEQEKVGQDCFRLSFRAPQIAGLGKPGQFVNIACNRQYDVLLRRPLTIYRVNTVNGVVSVVYKIRGQGTLLLSRKHPGENIDVLGPLGQGFEIDFSAARSILVSGGIGVASMMFLAEKLAAPPRDKDQQPHVYALIGAHSPENLICVDDFAGLGSTVRVNTWVTRVMLGKVLSQLLEDFETNGVDTGACALYTCGPKGMLKIIAQWAKVHRMLCQVSLEEHMACGVGACQSCVCKVQAHQHNSLDYTYALVCREGPVFKAEEVIWDE
- a CDS encoding dihydroorotate dehydrogenase, whose protein sequence is MSEHINPPSRISANYDLTVELPGMIMQNPVMTASGTFGYGEEYSHLYDINRLGALVVKATTIKPRQGNPSPRVVEAAAGMLSSCGLQNVGVDSFIADKLPFLKRLSVPVIVNVAADTIDDFVAVSEKLCRAGGIAALELNVSCPNVKQGGMSFGVDPTMVYKVVYEVKKVSSVPVICKLTPNVTDIVSIALAAEEGGADAVSLINGLLGMAIDVETRKPKLGNVTGGLTGPAIKPVAVRMVWQVASTVSIPVIGIGGITTAEDAMEFIIAGATAVQVGTANFFRPLAVLEIIEGMRSYLQKQGIAHIRELRGNLQLPALR